A single genomic interval of Chitinophaga sp. 180180018-3 harbors:
- the thiS gene encoding sulfur carrier protein ThiS, whose amino-acid sequence MEIHVNNKLYAVQPGTTIAALLQFIQLSAQKGIAVAINNQVVPRALWEQQSLSAADNITIIRATQGG is encoded by the coding sequence ATGGAAATTCATGTAAACAATAAACTTTATGCGGTGCAGCCGGGAACAACTATCGCTGCACTCTTACAGTTTATTCAGCTCTCCGCTCAAAAAGGCATCGCAGTAGCCATCAACAATCAGGTGGTTCCCAGAGCGCTATGGGAACAACAGTCACTATCCGCAGCTGATAATATTACCATTATCCGCGCTACACAGGGAGGTTAA
- a CDS encoding lipocalin family protein, with product MVRISLVGLLILAVACRNTGKKAEKEELQQDSSLVSIADSSNARITDSTTAVADTLHIDAARLIGKWIQPVAGLDKEMQGFQLRKNGTAKSINMYTLVYEKWQLTHDTLLLWNHSEGVKDTSTIIDTTIIRELSDTSLVLFPVKAAEGYMERYRRQN from the coding sequence ATGGTAAGAATCAGTTTAGTGGGTTTATTGATACTGGCCGTTGCCTGCCGGAATACGGGGAAGAAGGCAGAGAAGGAAGAGTTACAGCAGGATAGCAGTCTGGTAAGTATCGCAGACAGCAGTAATGCCCGCATTACCGACAGCACCACTGCTGTTGCAGATACGCTGCATATTGATGCAGCCAGACTCATAGGTAAATGGATACAGCCGGTAGCCGGCCTGGACAAGGAAATGCAGGGTTTTCAACTGAGGAAAAACGGAACTGCCAAATCAATTAACATGTATACGCTGGTATACGAAAAATGGCAACTAACTCACGATACCCTGCTGTTATGGAATCATTCAGAAGGAGTGAAAGATACTTCCACTATTATAGATACCACCATTATCAGGGAACTGTCGGATACATCGCTGGTACTGTTTCCTGTTAAAGCTGCAGAGGGCTATATGGAGAGATACCGCCGACAGAACTGA